The following coding sequences lie in one Crassostrea angulata isolate pt1a10 chromosome 10, ASM2561291v2, whole genome shotgun sequence genomic window:
- the LOC128164955 gene encoding uncharacterized protein LOC128164955 → MKHLLRSSLIPVIFVLVRDLSLVLGQPRVFSFTPRRGTSCRPSEFHCGNGTCIPEEWVCDRDSNCVDGSDESDSLCDTKKHRRVCYYTNWAQYREAPARFTPEDINPDLCTHLIYAFAELRGAQIETSEWNDPQMYERFNRIKNKNREIKTLLAVGGWNAGSGAFSSMVASTESRLLFVNSAIDFLRKYDFDGLDLDWEYPTRRGGRPEDKENFAKLVKLLREAFDREARRTGRPVLLLSAAVPTSKELVDQAYDIITLGKYLDFINLMTYDFHGGWESTVGHNSPLYSRRSETEAQRRMNTNWAARYWNQNGVPKDKLNIGIATYGRSYTLADPQTDRHIGASALAPGRPGQYTRETGFLSYYEICQMQDRRNGKIFRDEEQSVPYYVTGNTWVGYDDIYSVKNKAKWILQEGYGGSMVWSLSLDDFNKMCSTSSRTYPLTSLISETITNNRSGEMLTTTTTTTTPSSTTTSTSTTVPTTTNEAEITTSMKTTTTTTPLPSTTTTTITTTTTARRIPPTPPPLPPIPEIRTTVKEPSTLPPINPVDNGATGYRTLPPSVNVTSSTESTTKVVNKVITVMFINKKELPLAHRTTNKVVTQTPPTTVTTGEGINFGEVTIAPTPRTTKRPTRTITTTKRPMTTKRLTTAQPIGPFNPNTGRNGFLKNSPLWLVITERKYFPRYSRYFSCHRRRNGYYVDVHDCSKYYVCQNRRTFHYKCPKDLYYNPRKQICDWISQVSCVNLPQERTILSTQLVSGMARILLTFIYLTYLCHTAALKYKRVCYYTNWAQYRNGLAKFDPKHIDPSLCTHIAYAFGKLENNKIINFEWNDGTKYAEVNAVKRINPGLKTLLAMGGWTAGSKPYSDMAASPANRRTFIQSAISWLRKYDFDGLDMDWEYPANRGGAPEDFNNFPILLRESMEAFKEEAKSSNKSRLLLTTAVGVGKSVADTAYNIPEMSKYLDFISLMAYDLRGGWEKATGFNAALYKPSADPSDEYNVAFAVDYWLNKGAPKEKLILGLATYGRSFNLQDQNNFGVGAPATGSGPQGKYVPENGFLPYYEICERQIQKVGKTYRDLDAQTPFFVQEKLWVGFDDQLSIFTKINDLVIKKQLGGAMIWALDFDDFNNICGYGKYPISRVMTYTLLASESGVSITPPSTHIPLSTVGTTSRSPHPPPTGDGGKTPDSGGGGSGHDGITSLDVDCSKVADGTYRYSSDCSKYIQCVKRNTFVRVCPSGLEFSIATSQCDWPSNVDCTAIAIVIVTSIPPSSTSAYFRTDNSSLDDTPTNTGVLLSSYTPFVAMFCYIFRILCPILYV, encoded by the exons ATG AAACATTTACTGAGATCATCTTTGATTCCGGTCATTTTTGTCCTTGTTCGAGATCTAAGCCTCGTTTTAGGACAACCTCGAG TTTTCAGCTTCACCCCCAGACGTGGGACGAGTTGTCGCCCCTCTGAGTTCCACTGCGGTAATGGGACCTGTATCCCCGAGGAGTGGGTGTGTGACAGGGACAGCAACTGTGTGGACGGGTCCGACGAGTCCGACAGTCTCTGTG ACACAAAGAAACATAGACGAGTGTGTTACTATACCAACTGGGCCCAGTATCGAGAGGCCCCAGCAAGGTTCACCCCCGAGGACATCAATCCAGATCTATGTACACACCTGATTTACGCCTTCGCCGAATTGAGGGGAGCTCAGATAGAAACCAGCGAGTGGAACGACCCACAAAT gtaTGAAAGATTTaacagaattaaaaataaaaatcgagAAATAAAGACTCTACTGGCGGTGGGCGGGTGGAACGCCGGAAGTGGGGCGTTCTCGTCAATGGTCGCCTCTACAGAAAGTCGACTACTCTTCGTCAATTCCGCCATTGACTTTCTCCGGAAATACGACTTTGATGGCTTGGACTTGGATTGGGAGTATCCAACTCGCCGAGGGGGAAGGCCCGAGGACAAAGAAAACTTTGCTAAACTGGTCAAG TTGTTACGGGAGGCGTTTGACCGAGAAGCTAGACGGACAGGAAGACCGGTGCTCCTGTTGTCAGCTGCCGTGCCGACAAGCAAGGAACTCGTGGACCAGGCGTATGACATCATCACGCTAGGAAA ATATCTCGATTTTATAAACCTAATGACGTACGATTTTCACGGCGGCTGGGAGAGTACCGTCGGCCACAACAGTCCGCTGTACAGTAGGAGATCCGAAACCGAGGCTCAACGAAGAATGAACACG AATTGGGCTGCACGGTATTGGAACCAGAATGGCGTTCCTAAAGACAAACTGAACATAGGGATAGCGACGTACGGGAGGTCATACACACTGGCGGACCCTCAGACTGACCGTCATATTGGAGCCTCAGCCTTGGCCCCGGGCCGCCCCGGACAGTACACACGAGAGACGGGCTTCCTATCGTATTACGAG ATTTGTCAGATGCAAGACAGAAGAAATGGAAAGATATTTAGAGACGAAGAGCAAAGCGTACCTTATTACGTCACCGGAAACACGTGGGTTGGTTACGACGACATTTATAGCGTAAAAAATAAA GCAAAATGGATTTTACAAGAAGGATATGGGGGCAGCATGGTTTGGTCCCTTTCGCTGGACGACtttaacaaaatgtgttcaacATCTTCCAGAACGTACCCTCTGACATCTTTAATTTCTGAAACAATCACGAACAATCGCTCTGGGGAGATGttaacgacaacgacgacgacgacgacaccATCATCAACGACGACCTCGACATCTACAACTGTACCTACGACCACAAACGAAGCTGAAATCACCACCTCcatgaaaacaacaacaacaacaactccACTTCCATCAACGACAACAACTACAATAACAACGACAACAACTGCTAGACGAATACCACCAACCCCGCCACCCCTACCACCGATTCCAGAAATTCGGACAACAGTCAAAGAGCCATCAACGTTACCTCCTATTAATCCGGTTGATAACGGAGCAACGGGATACAGGACATTGCCACCTTCCGTCAATGTCACTAGTTCTACCGAAAGTACCACTAAAGTCGTCAACAAAGTTATAACAGTCATGTTTATAAATAAGAAAGAACTACCTTTGGCACACCGAACAACAAATAAAGTAGTCACCCAAACTCCACCAACTACAGTAACAACGGGAGAAGGTATAAACTTTGGAGAGGTCACAATAGCACCCACACCCAGAACAACAAAGAGACCCACAAgaacaataacaacaacaaagagACCCATGACAACAAAGAGACTAACAACAGCACAACCGATTGGTCCGTTTAATCCGAATACTGGACGCAATGGGTTCCTTA AAAACTCACCCCTTTGGTTAGTAATTactgaaagaaaatattttccaCGATATTCCA GGTATTTCAGTTGCCACAGACGACGAAACGGTTACTATGTGGACGTCCATGACTGCTCAAAATACTACGTTTGCCAAAACCGGAGAACTTTCCATTACAAATGTCCCAAAGATTTGTATTATAATCCCAGGAAACAAATATGTGACTGGATATCGCAGGTGTCCTGTGTTAATCTGCCA CAGGAAAGAACGATCTTATCCACGCAGCTGGTCTCAGGAATGGCGCGGATTTTGCTTACCTTCATTTACCTTACTTACCTCTGTCACACTG CTGCCCTGAAGTACAAACGAGTATGCTATTACACAAACTGGGCTCAGTATAGAAATGGACTTGCTAAATTTGATCCTAAACACATCGACCCGTCCCTGTGTACACACATTGCATACGCATTTGGGAAGCtagaaaacaacaaaatcatcAACTTTGAATGGAACGACGGAACAAA ATATGCCGAAGTCAACGCCGTTAAGAGAATTAATCCAGGATTGAAAACTCTGCTAGCAATGGGGGGATGGACGGCCGGAAGTAAACCGTACTCAGACATGGCTGCCTCTCCCGCTAACAGACGAACGTTTATTCAGTCCGCCATTTCTTGGCTCAGGAAGTACGACTTTGACGGCCTCGATATGGATTGGGAATATCCCGCCAACCGTGGTGGTGCTCCAGAGGATTTCAATAACTTTCCAATCTTGCTTAGG GAAAGTATGGAGGCGTTTAAGGAAGAAGCCAAATCAAGCAACAAAAGTCGACTTCTTTTAACCACTGCAGTAGGAGTAGGAAAATCCGTGGCCGACACTGCATACAACATTCCGGAAATGTCCAA GTATCTTGACTTTATATCCCTGATGGCGTATGACTTACGTGGCGGTTGGGAAAAAGCTACTGGATTTAACGCCGCCCTGTACAAACCCTCAGCTGACCCCAGTGACGAGTACAATGTG GCCTTTGCTGTCGATTATTGGTTAAACAAAGGAGCTCCAAAAGAAAAACTGATTCTTGGACTGGCCACGTACGGTCGATCATTCAATCTTCAGGACCAGAATAACTTTGGAGTGGGGGCACCGGCCACAGGGTCCGGACCCCAGGGGAAATACGTCCCAGAGAATGGGTTTCTTCCTTATTATGAG ATTTGTGAGAGACAGATTCAAAAAGTCGGTAAAACGTACAGAGATTTAGATGCACAAACGCCCTTTTTCGTGCAGGAAAAATTATGGGTTGGTTTTGACGATCAACTCAGCATCTTTACTAAG ATTAACGACCTTGTAATAAAGAAACAGTTAGGTGGCGCCATGATTTGGGCCCTGGACTTTGATGACTTTAACAACATCTGTGGGTACGGGAAATACCCGATCAGTAGAGTAATGACCTATACACTGCTGGCGTCAGAGTCGGGCGTTTCTATCACCCCACCGTCCACACATATCCCTCTCTCCACTGTGGGGACAACAAGTAGGTCTCCTCACCCACCACCCACAGGTGATGGCGGGAAAACTCCGGACAGCGGGGGCGGAGGGAGTGGTCACGACGGAATAACGTCCCTAG ATGTGGATTGTAGTAAAGTTGCCGATGGTACCTACAGATATTCGTCAGACTGTTCTAAGTATATACAGtgtgtaaaaagaaatacattcGTAAGAGTCTGCCCCTCGGGGCTAGAATTCAGTATCGCCACTTCGCAGTGTGACTGGCCTTCCAATGTGGATTGTACAGCAATAGCCATAGTAATAGTAACAAGTATTCCTCCATCAAGCACCAGTGCCTATTTCAGGACAGACAACTCCTCTCTCGATGACACACCAACAAACACTGGAGTTTTACTTTCATCGTATACACCCTTCGTTGCGATGTTCTGttatattttcagaattttgTGTCCAATATTGTACGTGTAA